Proteins encoded within one genomic window of Amorphoplanes friuliensis DSM 7358:
- a CDS encoding DUF1996 domain-containing protein yields MAYAAGGRRRALSWALAIELLLAGVAIGAGVLRHDPLGPDYVNIADVTARPAVAGTGSFTWDCGRNERGHRNTANVVVTPGKAGPAHHVHDYVGNLSVDVGSTVKSLAEGNTSCANGDRSTYYWPVLRLAGGAVQVPVSLTLTYYGNVRSPVVEMPRLLRGAVGDAYAFTNGGARAEPVWSCSGSPDRRTTRYPICPGGERVLRVFDFPSCWDGRRTDSSDHRAHLVFPQPGGGCPISTFAVPRLEIVVAYAIGKGTRYRIDAFHAQRHSPLTDHAFFVNLMPGALMREIVRCLNTGQICQ; encoded by the coding sequence ATGGCGTATGCCGCGGGTGGCCGGCGCAGAGCCCTGTCGTGGGCCCTGGCGATCGAACTGCTGCTCGCCGGTGTGGCCATCGGCGCCGGTGTGCTGCGGCACGATCCCCTCGGGCCGGATTACGTCAACATCGCCGACGTGACCGCGCGACCTGCGGTGGCCGGCACCGGGTCCTTCACCTGGGACTGTGGTCGCAACGAGCGCGGTCACCGCAACACCGCCAACGTCGTGGTGACACCGGGGAAGGCCGGCCCGGCGCACCACGTGCACGACTATGTCGGCAACCTCTCGGTCGACGTCGGCTCGACGGTGAAGTCGCTGGCTGAAGGCAACACCAGCTGCGCGAACGGTGATCGGTCGACCTATTACTGGCCGGTGCTGCGTCTTGCCGGCGGGGCGGTGCAGGTGCCCGTGTCGCTGACGCTGACCTACTACGGCAACGTCCGCAGTCCGGTGGTCGAGATGCCCCGGCTGCTGCGGGGTGCGGTCGGTGACGCGTACGCCTTCACCAACGGTGGTGCCCGCGCCGAACCCGTCTGGAGCTGCTCCGGAAGCCCGGACCGGCGTACGACCCGCTATCCGATCTGCCCCGGTGGTGAACGGGTGCTGCGGGTCTTCGACTTCCCGAGCTGCTGGGACGGCCGCCGCACCGACAGCAGTGATCACCGTGCGCATCTGGTCTTCCCCCAGCCCGGCGGTGGTTGTCCGATCTCGACGTTCGCGGTGCCGCGCCTCGAGATCGTCGTCGCGTACGCCATCGGCAAGGGCACCCGGTACCGGATCGACGCTTTCCACGCGCAGCGGCACAGTCCGCTCACCGATCACGCGTTTTTTGTCAATCTGATGCCGGGTGCCCTGATGCGCGAGATCGTGCGGTGCCTGAACACCGGGCAGATCTGTCAGTAG
- a CDS encoding COG4315 family predicted lipoprotein produces the protein MKRSRTVFAAVALTSALGLAACARTDLPTAVNYVAADDAPAEPTADPTGVPEPAIDTEKLAAEAEERAEEPEPEAAPIPEPTVAKTQKWVKIFSGASDEDITPPKSIRKGSKTVELNTAENKIIGTYVTDGAGRTLYRFDEDSNKPPEATCNGDCAKAWPPLLIKSPGKIFPQGLNPKILGYVERADGTCQVTINGWPVYYFAKDKKAGDINGQGVKGTWFAIDPKGGKTGDLPESAGGTGGNDSETPPEDDAPTGDGY, from the coding sequence ATGAAGCGCAGCCGAACCGTCTTCGCCGCAGTGGCACTGACCAGCGCTCTTGGTCTCGCCGCGTGTGCACGCACCGACCTGCCCACCGCCGTCAACTACGTCGCCGCCGACGACGCGCCGGCCGAGCCCACGGCCGACCCGACCGGCGTGCCGGAGCCGGCCATCGACACCGAGAAGCTCGCGGCCGAGGCCGAGGAGCGGGCCGAGGAGCCCGAACCGGAGGCCGCGCCCATTCCCGAGCCGACCGTGGCCAAGACCCAGAAGTGGGTGAAGATCTTCAGTGGAGCGTCCGACGAGGACATCACGCCGCCGAAGAGCATCCGCAAGGGCAGCAAGACCGTCGAGCTCAACACGGCCGAAAACAAGATCATCGGTACCTACGTCACTGACGGCGCCGGCCGCACGCTCTACCGCTTCGACGAGGACTCCAACAAGCCGCCGGAGGCCACCTGCAACGGCGACTGCGCCAAGGCCTGGCCGCCGCTGCTGATCAAGTCACCGGGCAAGATCTTCCCGCAGGGCCTCAACCCCAAGATCCTCGGGTACGTCGAACGCGCCGACGGCACCTGCCAGGTCACGATCAACGGCTGGCCCGTGTACTACTTCGCCAAGGACAAGAAGGCCGGCGACATCAACGGCCAGGGTGTCAAGGGGACCTGGTTCGCGATCGACCCCAAGGGTGGCAAGACCGGAGACCTGCCCGAGTCCGCCGGTGGCACGGGTGGCAACGACAGCGAGACCCCGCCGGAGGACGACGCCCCGACCGGCGACGGCTACTGA
- a CDS encoding sigma-70 family RNA polymerase sigma factor: protein MVRSLFQEHGAAMLAYATQLTRDRAAAEDVVQEALVRAWRHPDSLVNGKGSVRGWLLTVVRNIVTDQVRARRARATEVRETPVETAIEGDHAEQVVNSVVVVDALSRLSTEHREVLEQVYLLGSTVAEAAKALGIPPGTVKSRSFYALRALRELRSLSAAGTERSAS, encoded by the coding sequence CTGGTCAGATCCCTGTTCCAGGAACACGGGGCGGCGATGCTCGCTTACGCGACACAGCTGACGCGGGACCGTGCCGCAGCCGAGGACGTCGTCCAGGAGGCGCTCGTCCGGGCCTGGCGGCATCCCGACAGCCTGGTGAACGGCAAGGGTTCGGTGCGCGGGTGGCTGCTCACGGTCGTCCGCAACATCGTCACCGACCAGGTCCGGGCCCGCAGAGCCCGGGCGACCGAGGTCCGGGAGACCCCGGTCGAGACCGCGATCGAGGGCGACCACGCCGAGCAGGTGGTCAACTCGGTGGTGGTGGTCGACGCACTCAGCCGGCTCTCCACCGAACATCGCGAGGTGCTCGAGCAGGTCTACCTGCTCGGCAGCACGGTCGCGGAAGCGGCCAAGGCACTGGGCATTCCGCCCGGGACGGTCAAGTCGCGGTCCTTCTACGCCCTCCGGGCACTACGCGAGCTCCGGTCGCTGAGCGCCGCCGGAACGGAACGGTCTGCCTCATGA
- a CDS encoding anti-sigma factor family protein, which produces MNTNHVDLAGYLTKSLDAEQIRQVEEHLAGCAECRAEVESLQEWTMALEAVPEAMLLDGPPEGGDLLLQRTLRQIRDESSGRRHRRNALVGVAAAVVVAAAIASGAAVGRLSVDPAAPVALPTPVASEPTTIPGTKTATAVDAGTGARITVAVAPAPGWVRIKAAVVGIPAGERCRLEVIGKDGTTVLAGSWVVSDKGAAEGTTLDGSALVPPDQVSSVRVVTEAGKQYTSVDV; this is translated from the coding sequence ATGAACACCAATCACGTGGACCTCGCCGGTTACCTGACGAAGTCGCTGGACGCGGAGCAGATCAGGCAGGTCGAGGAGCACCTCGCCGGCTGCGCCGAGTGCCGGGCCGAGGTGGAATCCCTGCAGGAGTGGACGATGGCACTCGAGGCCGTGCCCGAGGCGATGCTGCTGGACGGGCCGCCCGAGGGCGGTGACCTGCTGTTGCAGCGCACGCTGCGGCAGATCCGTGACGAGTCCTCCGGGAGGCGTCATCGGCGGAACGCACTGGTAGGTGTGGCCGCGGCCGTGGTGGTCGCCGCGGCGATCGCCTCCGGAGCCGCGGTCGGCCGCCTGTCGGTGGACCCGGCGGCGCCGGTCGCGCTGCCCACGCCGGTCGCGTCCGAACCGACGACGATCCCGGGGACGAAGACGGCGACCGCTGTCGACGCCGGCACCGGGGCACGCATCACCGTGGCGGTGGCGCCGGCGCCCGGCTGGGTCCGGATCAAGGCCGCCGTGGTCGGCATCCCGGCCGGTGAGCGCTGCCGGCTCGAGGTGATCGGCAAGGACGGCACGACCGTCCTCGCGGGCAGCTGGGTGGTGTCCGACAAGGGCGCCGCCGAGGGAACCACGTTGGACGGAAGCGCACTCGTGCCGCCGGACCAGGTCAGCTCGGTCCGGGTCGTGACCGAGGCCGGGAAGCAGTACACCAGCGTCGACGTCTGA
- a CDS encoding PPOX class F420-dependent oxidoreductase — protein MTDLPAALLELLRKPSPCFIATTMPDGSPQLTQTWVGTDGEHILLNTVEGFRKVKNVERDPRVAVTIADPENVSNYFSVRGRVVDITDKGGAESIEELAQKYLGGPYPWFGGRDQVRLVLTIEVEKIVHAPWG, from the coding sequence ATGACCGATCTGCCCGCCGCCCTGCTGGAACTGCTCCGCAAGCCCAGCCCCTGCTTCATCGCCACGACCATGCCCGACGGTTCACCGCAGCTGACCCAGACCTGGGTGGGCACCGACGGTGAGCACATCCTGCTCAACACCGTCGAGGGCTTTCGCAAGGTCAAGAATGTCGAGCGTGACCCGCGGGTGGCAGTCACGATCGCCGACCCGGAGAACGTCTCGAACTACTTCTCCGTCCGCGGCCGTGTTGTCGACATCACCGACAAGGGCGGCGCCGAGAGCATCGAGGAGCTCGCCCAGAAGTACCTCGGCGGGCCGTACCCGTGGTTCGGCGGCCGTGACCAGGTCCGGCTGGTGCTGACCATCGAGGTGGAGAAGATCGTTCACGCGCCCTGGGGCTGA
- a CDS encoding TetR/AcrR family transcriptional regulator encodes MTSALRGHAREEAILAAAVELVAEIGYDRVSMDAIAARARASKATIYRKWPGKAPLIAEAVRRTAEAVPPQATNTGTVRGDLLASVAAITRALTGHTGPSIIGLTQALREDRTLRDLVRAQIADRSIAQGALIAGSAAGRGEQVDAARVARVLDLAVAQLFLTTLLGGAPPTTADQSALVDEVLLPLLSHGGPGQPHRARVRDA; translated from the coding sequence GTGACGAGCGCCCTACGCGGACACGCACGCGAGGAGGCGATCCTGGCCGCCGCCGTCGAGCTGGTGGCCGAGATCGGGTACGACCGGGTCAGCATGGACGCGATCGCCGCCCGCGCCCGCGCCTCCAAGGCCACGATCTACCGCAAGTGGCCGGGCAAGGCGCCGCTCATCGCCGAAGCCGTCCGCCGCACCGCCGAAGCCGTTCCGCCGCAGGCCACGAACACCGGCACGGTGCGCGGAGACCTTCTCGCCTCGGTCGCCGCGATCACCCGCGCCCTGACCGGGCACACCGGCCCGTCGATCATCGGCCTGACGCAGGCCCTCCGCGAGGACAGAACCCTGCGTGATCTCGTACGCGCCCAGATCGCCGACCGCAGCATCGCCCAGGGCGCCCTGATCGCGGGCAGCGCCGCCGGGCGGGGTGAGCAGGTGGACGCGGCCCGGGTCGCGCGCGTGCTCGACTTGGCCGTGGCCCAGCTCTTCCTCACCACGCTGCTCGGCGGCGCCCCACCGACCACCGCCGACCAGTCCGCGCTGGTCGACGAGGTGTTGCTACCGCTGCTCTCGCACGGCGGACCGGGTCAGCCGCACAGGGCCAGGGTGCGGGACGCGTAG
- a CDS encoding rhodanese-like domain-containing protein, with protein MVTTTLLPTAPEGSQGIDQLLSAARARLTRVGPHETYRALARGAVLVDIRPAAQRAEHGEIPGAIVIERNVLEWRLDPRSDARLSFTRYDLEVIVTCQEGYTSSLAAAALQDLGLLRATDLDGGFKAWQEAGLPTA; from the coding sequence GTGGTGACCACGACACTGCTGCCCACCGCACCCGAAGGCTCCCAGGGCATCGACCAGCTGCTGTCCGCCGCGCGCGCCCGCCTCACCCGCGTCGGCCCCCACGAGACGTACCGTGCCCTGGCCCGCGGCGCGGTCCTGGTCGACATCCGCCCGGCCGCCCAGCGTGCCGAACACGGCGAGATCCCCGGCGCGATCGTCATCGAACGCAACGTCCTCGAATGGCGCCTCGATCCCCGCAGCGACGCCCGCCTCTCCTTCACCCGGTACGACCTCGAGGTGATCGTGACCTGCCAGGAGGGATACACGAGCAGCCTGGCCGCGGCCGCCCTGCAGGACCTCGGCCTGCTCCGCGCCACCGACCTCGACGGCGGCTTCAAAGCCTGGCAGGAAGCGGGACTCCCCACCGCCTGA
- a CDS encoding cysteine dioxygenase, with protein sequence MTVVDIRLDHLATATRYAADPDSWPVAPRYNAADRWYHRLAQEPDHEVWLLTWLPGQGTDLHDHGGSAGAFYIHSGTLTEDTVATSPDGLPRITARELGEGAGRRFGTRHIHRITNRSNRPAISIHAYGPALSTMTRYRIGAAGLDVVTVERAGAQW encoded by the coding sequence GTGACCGTCGTCGACATCCGCCTCGACCATCTCGCCACGGCCACCCGGTATGCCGCCGATCCGGACTCCTGGCCGGTCGCACCCCGGTACAACGCCGCCGACCGCTGGTACCACCGCCTGGCGCAGGAGCCCGACCACGAGGTGTGGCTGCTGACCTGGCTCCCGGGCCAGGGCACCGACCTGCACGACCACGGCGGCTCGGCCGGCGCGTTCTACATCCACTCCGGCACCCTGACCGAGGACACCGTCGCGACCAGCCCCGACGGACTCCCCCGGATCACCGCCCGCGAGCTGGGCGAGGGCGCCGGCCGCCGCTTCGGCACCCGGCACATCCACCGCATCACGAACCGCTCGAACCGCCCCGCGATCAGCATCCACGCGTACGGGCCGGCCCTGAGCACCATGACCCGGTACCGCATCGGCGCCGCCGGCCTGGACGTCGTGACCGTCGAGCGGGCGGGGGCCCAGTGGTGA
- a CDS encoding serine/threonine-protein kinase, which translates to MNAAQDLVGGRYRLLEVIGAGGMGRVWLADDELLRRRVAVKEIGTPTDVSTSELLDLQLTTMREARATARLDHPGVVGVFDVVWRPDRSWIVMEYVESRSLQDVVRENGPLPHREVARIGLNVLGALRVAHAAGVLHRDVKPHNVLLATDGRVVLTDFGLAKLEGIDQGPEPLLGSPHFVAPERLSGVESSPASDLWSFGAMLYAAVEGRAPFQRGTATASLTALTKQERPDGAQHPGPLTPIIDGLLVKDPAKRMTAEDAEDRLRRVADRAVGVFPMHIPRPGTAAAIASALGRSIPARPARRRIARSTKIALLAAAVLLVGTTGTALALDVRPGSFPGTTPSADAVSAMAAVCAAGGQAVSGTTDNRGYAVPAGWLWHSDPNGFDVAVPQGWTRSQDGTTACFRDPGGSRSFRVDATARLTGTALAYWQDQEQTALTERSLPGYTRVAMTTLTQKQGGADWEFTWQPPGEPVRRHERRVLLSMAPDRTYLVQWTTRDQDWTSNEAYLELILASLS; encoded by the coding sequence ATGAACGCAGCGCAGGATCTGGTCGGCGGCCGCTACCGGCTGCTCGAAGTGATCGGCGCCGGCGGCATGGGGCGGGTCTGGCTCGCCGATGACGAGTTGCTGCGCCGCCGCGTCGCTGTCAAGGAGATCGGTACGCCCACCGACGTCAGCACGTCCGAGCTGCTCGACCTCCAGCTCACCACGATGCGCGAAGCGCGGGCCACCGCCCGGCTCGACCACCCCGGAGTCGTCGGCGTCTTCGACGTGGTGTGGCGCCCCGACCGCTCCTGGATCGTCATGGAGTACGTCGAATCGCGCTCGCTGCAGGACGTCGTCCGCGAGAACGGCCCGCTGCCGCACCGCGAGGTCGCCCGCATCGGCCTGAACGTCCTCGGCGCCCTGCGCGTGGCCCACGCCGCCGGAGTGCTGCACCGCGACGTCAAGCCGCACAACGTTCTCCTGGCCACGGACGGCCGGGTCGTTCTGACGGACTTCGGCCTGGCCAAGCTCGAGGGCATCGACCAGGGACCCGAGCCCCTGCTCGGCTCCCCGCACTTCGTCGCACCCGAGCGCCTGAGCGGTGTCGAGTCCAGCCCCGCCTCCGACCTCTGGTCCTTCGGCGCGATGCTCTACGCCGCCGTCGAGGGCCGGGCGCCGTTCCAGCGCGGCACGGCGACGGCTTCGCTGACCGCACTGACCAAGCAGGAGCGTCCGGACGGCGCCCAGCATCCCGGACCGCTCACCCCGATCATCGACGGTCTCCTGGTGAAGGATCCCGCGAAGCGGATGACGGCCGAGGACGCCGAGGACCGGTTGCGGCGCGTGGCCGACCGCGCGGTCGGGGTCTTCCCGATGCACATCCCGCGGCCGGGCACCGCGGCCGCCATCGCCTCCGCGCTGGGCCGGTCCATCCCGGCCCGGCCCGCACGGCGCCGGATCGCCCGCAGCACCAAGATCGCTCTCCTGGCCGCGGCCGTCCTGCTCGTCGGCACCACCGGCACGGCCTTGGCGCTCGACGTGCGGCCCGGCTCCTTCCCGGGCACCACCCCGAGCGCCGACGCGGTCTCGGCGATGGCCGCGGTCTGCGCCGCGGGAGGCCAGGCCGTCTCCGGCACGACCGACAACCGGGGGTACGCCGTACCGGCCGGCTGGCTCTGGCACTCCGACCCGAACGGCTTCGACGTCGCGGTGCCGCAGGGCTGGACCCGGTCACAGGACGGTACGACCGCCTGCTTCCGCGACCCGGGTGGCAGCCGCTCGTTCCGCGTCGACGCCACGGCCCGGCTCACCGGCACAGCACTGGCCTACTGGCAGGACCAGGAGCAGACGGCACTGACCGAACGCTCGCTGCCCGGGTACACCCGCGTTGCCATGACGACACTGACACAGAAGCAGGGCGGCGCCGACTGGGAGTTCACCTGGCAGCCGCCCGGCGAGCCCGTACGCCGCCACGAGCGCCGGGTCCTGCTGTCGATGGCTCCGGACCGCACGTACCTGGTGCAGTGGACGACCCGGGACCAGGACTGGACGAGCAACGAGGCGTACCTCGAACTGATCCTCGCCAGCCTCTCCTGA
- a CDS encoding glycosyltransferase family 4 protein: protein MVNQANSLCADHDVEIASVYRSAEVPIFAVDPRVRLVPLTNLRGDGRVWTDPPERKRRRLPHKTRRFANRLPHGNDFRYKRWDPLVDLAILRYLWAAKDGVLVTTRPGLNLFSAWFAPRRLVRVAQDHMNFDHYKPALRAAILKAYPRLDAVAVLTEHDRETYRAGLDGTGVRLERIPNGIPPWPLPPAELTSKVLVAAGRLVPQKGFDLLIDAFARVHAKHPDWQLRIFGTGAKHKRLAAQIDELGLEGGVELRGLDKRLDEQLSQASIYVLSSRFEGLPMVLLEAAAAGVPAVAFDCPTGPAEVIADGKDGLLIPPEDVEALAEGICRLIEHPDDRRAMGAAARERSYRHSMLTVRQEWERLFTELSTSRGASPS from the coding sequence GTGGTGAATCAGGCTAATTCGCTCTGCGCCGACCACGACGTCGAGATCGCCAGCGTGTACCGCAGCGCCGAAGTGCCGATCTTCGCCGTCGATCCCCGGGTGCGCCTGGTGCCGCTGACGAACCTGCGCGGGGACGGCCGGGTGTGGACCGATCCGCCCGAGCGCAAGCGCCGCCGCCTGCCGCACAAGACACGCCGGTTCGCCAACCGCCTGCCGCACGGCAACGACTTCCGCTACAAGCGCTGGGACCCGCTGGTCGACCTGGCGATCCTGCGGTACCTCTGGGCGGCGAAGGACGGTGTGCTGGTCACCACGCGCCCGGGGCTCAACCTCTTCTCCGCGTGGTTCGCGCCGCGGCGGCTGGTCCGGGTCGCCCAGGACCACATGAACTTCGACCACTACAAGCCTGCGCTGCGCGCGGCGATCCTGAAGGCGTACCCGAGGCTCGACGCCGTGGCGGTGCTGACCGAGCACGACCGGGAGACCTACCGCGCCGGGCTCGACGGCACCGGCGTACGCCTCGAGCGGATCCCCAACGGCATCCCGCCCTGGCCGCTGCCGCCCGCCGAGCTGACGTCGAAGGTGCTCGTCGCCGCCGGCCGCCTCGTCCCGCAGAAGGGCTTCGACCTGCTGATCGACGCCTTCGCCCGCGTGCACGCGAAGCACCCGGACTGGCAACTGCGCATCTTCGGTACGGGCGCGAAGCACAAGCGCCTGGCCGCGCAGATCGACGAACTCGGTCTCGAGGGCGGTGTGGAGCTCCGCGGCCTCGACAAGCGGCTGGACGAGCAGCTGTCGCAGGCGTCGATCTACGTGCTCAGCTCCCGCTTCGAGGGGCTGCCGATGGTGCTGCTCGAGGCGGCCGCCGCCGGGGTGCCCGCGGTGGCGTTCGACTGCCCGACCGGTCCGGCCGAGGTCATCGCGGACGGCAAGGACGGGTTGCTGATCCCGCCGGAGGACGTCGAAGCGCTGGCCGAGGGCATCTGCCGGCTCATCGAGCACCCCGACGACCGCCGGGCGATGGGCGCAGCGGCCCGGGAGCGCAGCTACCGCCACTCGATGCTCACGGTCAGGCAGGAGTGGGAGCGGCTCTTCACCGAGCTCAGCACCAGCCGCGGCGCTTCGCCCAGCTGA
- a CDS encoding neprosin family prolyl endopeptidase — MGVVWTLNANADETTQAAETPAAAEAPVAEPAAEPVPVPPAVLPWGERPRKLTRGKAGASSAAVAAAGADAAPADKSGSMVPEPEFAPKGRSSRGNTLKSMRTTIVPPAPPTTGKAAAATEVYFHYAVGTQTAEADGTWANLTVHKPKLADGDYHTLAELAVQSADGRQIVEVGWNIDRKVNGDSDPHLFVYYWKDREPSCYNACGFQMYSKTVKPGDTLPVGTQKRFGIQHSGSVWWIAYDSEWIGFFPDSLWDGKYTKAGLIQWFGEVASPKKKPCSEMGNGAPLLPEQKDYFARIGSITLTNGPEVKFEPRSTSPYYSAAMSGDYTFQYGGPYDADTEDAKKLPLKC, encoded by the coding sequence ATGGGGGTCGTCTGGACCCTGAACGCCAACGCTGACGAGACGACCCAGGCCGCCGAGACGCCCGCAGCGGCCGAGGCGCCGGTCGCCGAGCCCGCAGCCGAGCCCGTCCCGGTGCCGCCGGCGGTGCTCCCCTGGGGCGAGCGGCCCCGCAAGCTCACACGTGGCAAGGCCGGCGCCAGCAGTGCCGCCGTCGCCGCCGCCGGTGCGGACGCAGCGCCCGCGGACAAGAGCGGTTCGATGGTTCCCGAGCCGGAGTTCGCCCCCAAGGGCCGCAGCTCCCGGGGCAACACCCTCAAGTCGATGAGGACGACGATCGTGCCGCCGGCGCCGCCCACCACGGGCAAGGCTGCCGCCGCGACCGAGGTCTACTTCCACTACGCGGTCGGCACCCAGACCGCCGAGGCCGACGGCACCTGGGCCAACCTGACCGTCCACAAGCCCAAGCTGGCCGACGGCGATTACCACACGCTGGCCGAGCTGGCGGTGCAGTCCGCCGACGGCCGCCAGATCGTCGAGGTCGGCTGGAACATCGACCGCAAGGTCAACGGCGACTCCGACCCGCACCTGTTCGTCTACTACTGGAAGGACCGCGAGCCCTCCTGCTACAACGCCTGCGGCTTCCAGATGTACAGCAAGACGGTCAAGCCCGGTGACACCCTGCCGGTGGGCACCCAGAAGCGGTTCGGCATCCAGCACTCCGGCTCGGTCTGGTGGATCGCGTACGACTCCGAGTGGATCGGCTTCTTCCCGGACAGCCTCTGGGACGGCAAGTACACCAAGGCCGGACTGATCCAGTGGTTCGGTGAGGTCGCCTCCCCGAAGAAGAAGCCCTGCAGCGAGATGGGCAACGGGGCGCCCCTCCTGCCCGAGCAGAAGGACTACTTCGCGCGGATCGGCAGCATCACCCTCACCAACGGCCCCGAGGTCAAGTTCGAGCCGCGGTCGACGAGCCCGTACTACTCGGCGGCCATGTCGGGCGACTACACCTTCCAGTACGGCGGTCCCTACGACGCCGACACCGAGGACGCGAAGAAGCTGCCCCTCAAGTGTTGA
- a CDS encoding sigma-70 family RNA polymerase sigma factor has protein sequence MRRRVSPDEELMTALYTEHYAVLLSFISRYVQDRHKAEDLVQETLLRAWRHIDHLEPDPGRTRSYLLTIARNVVTNAWRAEQRRPHLVADEGVVESVPSADNVDQLVEGWLVAEALERLSDDHRAVVQAMYYEGQTVADAARKLSVPEGTVKSRAYYAVRALRQAFEEMGVLR, from the coding sequence ATGAGGCGACGGGTGAGTCCCGACGAGGAGCTGATGACCGCGCTCTACACCGAGCACTATGCGGTGCTGCTCAGCTTCATCTCCCGATATGTGCAGGATCGGCACAAGGCCGAGGACCTCGTGCAGGAGACCTTGCTGCGCGCCTGGCGGCACATCGACCACCTGGAGCCGGACCCCGGGCGTACGCGTTCCTACCTGCTCACCATCGCCCGGAACGTCGTCACGAATGCCTGGCGGGCCGAACAGCGCCGCCCCCACCTGGTCGCGGACGAGGGTGTCGTCGAGTCCGTACCGTCCGCCGACAACGTCGACCAGCTGGTCGAGGGCTGGCTGGTCGCCGAGGCGCTGGAACGGCTCTCCGACGACCACCGGGCCGTCGTCCAGGCCATGTACTACGAAGGGCAGACGGTGGCCGACGCGGCACGCAAGCTGTCGGTGCCCGAGGGCACGGTCAAGTCGCGCGCCTACTACGCGGTGCGGGCGCTGCGGCAGGCGTTCGAGGAGATGGGGGTGCTGCGATGA
- a CDS encoding zf-HC2 domain-containing protein, giving the protein MSADHDDLRRLLGGYLLGGLDDTDTDRLDAHLLHCDECRAELDRLAPVPELLRSLENAPPVAVAAGTRPSPARIESLLGRMRAERTRDRRRTLGRRLAAVAAAVLLVAGAVGFIVSRDQDETPVPPPIAAAPSQPLITAVFEPSDGSGLAGQAVLTGKTWGVSIDLQVSKLSGAGPFVCRVSNADGQVEQAAIWGPTPSGNAKVTGASSIQLRNVSAVAVADTEGHVLGTAHLN; this is encoded by the coding sequence ATGAGCGCCGACCACGACGACCTGCGCCGGCTGCTCGGCGGATATCTGCTGGGCGGTCTCGACGACACCGACACCGACCGCCTCGACGCACACCTGCTCCACTGCGACGAGTGCCGCGCCGAACTCGACCGGCTCGCCCCCGTACCGGAGCTGCTCCGGTCTTTGGAGAATGCCCCGCCGGTTGCTGTCGCGGCCGGCACCAGGCCGAGCCCTGCGCGGATCGAGAGCCTGCTGGGCCGGATGCGCGCCGAACGCACCCGGGACCGCCGCCGCACCCTCGGCCGCCGGCTGGCTGCTGTCGCCGCGGCGGTGCTGCTCGTGGCCGGTGCGGTGGGCTTCATCGTCAGCCGCGACCAGGACGAGACTCCCGTTCCGCCGCCGATCGCGGCAGCGCCGAGCCAGCCGCTGATCACCGCCGTTTTTGAACCGTCCGACGGAAGCGGTCTGGCCGGCCAGGCCGTCCTCACCGGCAAGACCTGGGGTGTCTCCATCGACCTGCAGGTCTCCAAGCTGTCGGGTGCCGGCCCGTTCGTCTGCCGGGTCAGCAACGCCGACGGCCAGGTCGAACAGGCCGCGATCTGGGGCCCGACCCCGAGCGGCAACGCCAAGGTCACCGGGGCCAGCTCGATCCAGCTCCGCAACGTCAGTGCCGTCGCAGTGGCCGACACCGAGGGCCACGTGCTCGGCACGGCCCACCTCAACTGA
- a CDS encoding RNA polymerase sigma factor, with protein sequence MGVLPVAVDDDAAPGHGDPEPEAFEAFYRANVDRVFRALAVTLRHDELAREAVDEAMARAYAKWPTVRHLDNPAGWVFRVGLNWATSWWRKVRRERPPAADTASPLAPPSDSALAARDALAQLPTPQRAVVTCRILLDLTTAETAVALGLSEGTVKSRLSRGLAVLRTALGEKE encoded by the coding sequence ATGGGAGTTCTGCCGGTGGCGGTCGACGACGATGCGGCGCCCGGCCACGGGGACCCGGAACCGGAAGCCTTCGAGGCTTTCTACCGGGCCAACGTGGACCGGGTCTTTCGCGCGCTCGCGGTGACGCTGCGCCACGACGAGCTGGCCCGGGAAGCCGTGGACGAGGCGATGGCCAGGGCTTACGCCAAATGGCCGACGGTCCGACACCTCGACAACCCCGCCGGGTGGGTCTTCCGGGTCGGCCTCAACTGGGCCACCTCGTGGTGGCGGAAGGTCCGCCGCGAACGCCCGCCCGCCGCCGACACGGCGTCGCCCTTGGCCCCACCGTCGGACAGCGCACTGGCGGCCCGTGATGCTCTGGCGCAGCTGCCGACACCGCAGCGTGCGGTGGTCACCTGCCGCATCCTGCTCGACCTGACAACCGCCGAGACGGCTGTGGCCCTCGGCCTCAGTGAAGGCACCGTCAAGAGCCGGCTGTCCCGGGGGCTGGCCGTGCTGCGTACCGCGCTGGGAGAGAAGGAATGA